From a single Herbiconiux sp. SALV-R1 genomic region:
- a CDS encoding HAD family phosphatase, whose protein sequence is MNAPAPAAVLWDMDGTIVDTEPYWMRAEAALVESFGGTWTHEAAMTLVGSALDRSAAILQDFGVALPAGEIIDRLSSSVMEQVTIQVPWRPGAVELLEGLHALGVPQALVTMSIGRMARHVAARIPFDAFQVIVSADDVEQGKPHPEAYLTAADALGVDIARSVALEDSVTGVTSAVASGAVVVGVEHLLNLDDTGAHRIWQTLAGRTPDDLAVVLAEVAAERVSA, encoded by the coding sequence GTGAATGCTCCTGCACCCGCCGCCGTCCTCTGGGACATGGACGGCACGATCGTCGACACCGAACCGTACTGGATGCGCGCGGAGGCCGCCCTCGTCGAGTCGTTCGGCGGCACCTGGACGCACGAGGCGGCGATGACCCTGGTCGGCTCGGCGCTCGACCGCAGCGCGGCGATCCTCCAGGACTTCGGCGTGGCCCTGCCCGCGGGGGAGATCATCGACCGGCTCTCCTCGAGCGTGATGGAGCAGGTGACTATCCAGGTTCCGTGGCGACCGGGGGCCGTCGAGCTGCTCGAGGGGCTGCACGCACTCGGCGTGCCGCAGGCCCTCGTGACCATGTCGATCGGCAGGATGGCGCGGCACGTCGCGGCGCGCATCCCGTTCGACGCCTTCCAGGTGATCGTCTCGGCCGACGACGTCGAGCAGGGCAAACCCCACCCCGAGGCATATCTCACCGCCGCCGACGCCCTGGGCGTCGACATCGCGCGCTCGGTGGCGCTCGAAGACTCCGTCACCGGCGTCACCTCGGCCGTCGCCTCCGGCGCGGTCGTCGTGGGCGTCGAGCACCTGCTGAACCTCGACGACACGGGCGCGCACCGCATCTGGCAGACCCTGGCCGGCCGCACACCCGACGACCTCGCCGTCGTGCTGGCCGAGGTCGCCGCCGAGCGGGTGTCGGCGTGA
- a CDS encoding PAC2 family protein, which translates to MTDNGFLRGRLLLVAFEGWNDAGEAATGALKVLKEQLDVIVISEVDAEEYFDFQFNRPNVVVDDDGKRVLEWPGATFSGPDVTAGDRSDGSNVYLLIGSEPSRNWRSFTAEVMNTVLAEEITGIVLLGAMLADVPHTRPISVFSTSENPLVRSELDIERSTYEGPVGILSVIADAAESAGVPTVSIWASVPHYVHNAPSPKATLALVEKIEELIGLPIERGELIDESTAWESGIDALAGEDDDMAAYIRQLEQARDTVDSPEASGEAIAQEFERYLRKRGDGGRGDGRAGGDGRPDEPWRRD; encoded by the coding sequence GTGACAGACAACGGATTCCTGCGAGGTCGGCTCCTCCTGGTCGCGTTCGAGGGGTGGAACGACGCCGGGGAGGCCGCGACGGGCGCACTCAAGGTGCTCAAGGAGCAGCTCGATGTGATCGTCATCTCCGAGGTCGACGCCGAGGAGTACTTCGACTTCCAGTTCAACCGTCCGAACGTCGTCGTCGACGACGACGGCAAGCGCGTGCTGGAGTGGCCGGGCGCCACCTTCTCCGGCCCCGACGTCACGGCGGGCGACCGTTCCGACGGCTCGAACGTGTACCTGCTCATCGGCTCGGAGCCCTCGCGCAACTGGCGCTCCTTCACCGCCGAGGTGATGAACACCGTGCTGGCGGAGGAGATCACCGGCATCGTGCTGCTCGGCGCCATGCTCGCCGACGTTCCGCACACCCGCCCCATCTCCGTCTTCTCCACCAGCGAGAACCCGCTGGTGCGCAGCGAGCTCGACATCGAGCGCTCCACCTATGAGGGCCCGGTGGGCATCCTCAGCGTCATCGCCGACGCCGCCGAGAGCGCGGGCGTGCCCACGGTGTCGATCTGGGCGTCGGTGCCGCACTACGTGCACAACGCGCCCTCGCCCAAGGCGACCCTGGCGCTCGTGGAGAAGATCGAGGAGCTCATCGGCCTGCCGATCGAGCGCGGCGAGCTGATCGACGAGTCGACCGCCTGGGAGTCGGGAATCGACGCCCTCGCCGGTGAGGACGACGACATGGCCGCCTACATCAGGCAGCTCGAGCAGGCGCGCGACACCGTCGACTCGCCCGAGGCGAGCGGTGAGGCCATCGCCCAGGAGTTCGAGCGCTACCTGCGGAAGCGCGGCGACGGCGGCCGGGGCGACGGGCGGGCCGGGGGCGACGGGCGCCCCGACGAGCCCTGGAGGCGCGACTGA
- the mshC gene encoding cysteine--1-D-myo-inosityl 2-amino-2-deoxy-alpha-D-glucopyranoside ligase: MRSWTRPALPKLPGRGLAPRLHDDASGQFLASAPGTPSGTLYVCGITPYDATHIGHAATYIAFDTVVRMWLDAGLDVSYTQNITDVDDPLLERATATGVDWRELAESQIELFRTDMAALAVVPPDSYLGVTETIQPIADAVDELRRRGIAYAVDTPDAAVPKATDWYFDIAAAEAATPWTLGSESGLDRETMARLFAERGGDPERPGKRDPLDPLLWRAERVGEPAWESVMGRGRPGWHIECSVIARQTLGDTIAVQGGGGDLVFPHHEFSAAHATALTGERFARVNAHGGLVAFDGEKMSKSLGNLVLVSQLREAGVEPGAIRLAILTHPYRDDWEWHRGDEQRAAERLAAWRRSVAELQSFDAAALDPEAEDARALELVDAVRARLHDDLDTPGAVDLFDDWFGTPHTAAANELAADALDALLGVRL; this comes from the coding sequence GTGCGCTCCTGGACCCGACCCGCCCTCCCGAAGCTCCCCGGCCGAGGGCTCGCCCCTCGTCTCCACGACGACGCCAGCGGGCAGTTCCTCGCCAGCGCCCCCGGCACCCCGAGCGGCACCCTCTACGTCTGCGGCATCACGCCCTACGACGCCACGCACATCGGCCACGCCGCCACCTACATCGCCTTCGACACCGTGGTGCGGATGTGGCTCGACGCCGGCCTCGACGTCTCGTACACGCAGAACATCACCGACGTCGACGACCCGCTGCTCGAGCGCGCGACGGCCACCGGCGTCGACTGGCGTGAGCTCGCGGAGAGCCAGATCGAGCTGTTCCGCACCGACATGGCCGCCCTCGCCGTCGTGCCACCCGACTCCTACCTCGGGGTCACCGAGACCATCCAGCCCATCGCCGACGCCGTCGACGAGCTGCGCCGCCGGGGCATCGCCTACGCGGTCGACACCCCGGATGCGGCGGTGCCGAAAGCCACGGACTGGTACTTCGACATCGCCGCCGCCGAAGCCGCGACGCCGTGGACGCTCGGCTCGGAGAGCGGGCTCGACCGCGAGACGATGGCCCGGCTGTTCGCCGAGCGCGGCGGCGACCCCGAGCGCCCCGGCAAGCGCGACCCGCTCGACCCGCTGCTCTGGCGCGCCGAGCGCGTCGGAGAGCCCGCCTGGGAATCGGTGATGGGCCGCGGCCGGCCCGGCTGGCACATCGAGTGCTCGGTCATCGCCCGCCAGACCCTCGGCGACACGATCGCCGTGCAGGGCGGCGGGGGAGACCTGGTGTTCCCCCACCACGAGTTCAGCGCCGCCCACGCGACGGCCCTCACCGGGGAGCGCTTCGCCCGGGTGAACGCCCACGGCGGCCTCGTCGCCTTCGACGGGGAGAAGATGTCGAAGTCGCTCGGCAACCTCGTGCTCGTCTCCCAGCTGCGCGAAGCGGGGGTGGAGCCCGGGGCGATCAGGCTCGCCATCCTGACGCATCCCTACCGCGACGACTGGGAGTGGCACCGGGGCGACGAGCAGCGGGCCGCCGAGCGGCTCGCCGCCTGGCGCCGTTCGGTCGCCGAGCTGCAGTCGTTCGACGCTGCCGCCCTCGACCCCGAGGCCGAGGATGCCCGCGCGCTCGAGCTCGTCGACGCGGTGCGGGCACGCCTCCACGACGACCTCGACACGCCGGGTGCCGTCGATCTCTTCGACGACTGGTTCGGCACCCCGCACACGGCTGCCGCGAACGAGCTCGCCGCCGACGCGCTCGACGCGCTGCTCGGCGTCAGGCTCTAG
- a CDS encoding undecaprenyl-diphosphate phosphatase: MDFLNAIILGLVQGLTEFLPISSSAHLRILGEFLPGAKDPGAAFTAITQIGTEAAVVVFFWRDIVKIVSRWAKSLVGRVPRNDPDARMGWLIIIGSVPIVVLGLFFQDLIESTFRSLWIVAIMLIVFGVLLGVADYVGAKRRRLKDLTVPHGIIFGFAQALALIPGVSRSGGTITAGLFMGYERRAAARYAFLLAIPAVFGSGLYQVYKSIGEPGVYGPLETLVATIVAFVVGLVVIAFFMSYISKRSFLPFVIYRIALGGVLIVLLSAGLIAA, translated from the coding sequence ATGGACTTTCTGAACGCCATCATCCTCGGGCTCGTGCAGGGGCTCACCGAGTTCCTGCCGATCTCCTCGAGCGCCCACCTGCGCATCCTGGGCGAGTTCCTGCCCGGAGCCAAAGACCCGGGGGCCGCGTTCACCGCGATCACCCAGATCGGCACCGAGGCCGCGGTGGTGGTGTTCTTCTGGCGCGACATCGTGAAGATCGTGTCGCGCTGGGCGAAGTCGCTGGTGGGCCGCGTGCCCCGCAACGACCCGGATGCGCGCATGGGCTGGCTCATCATCATCGGCTCGGTGCCGATCGTGGTGCTCGGCCTGTTCTTCCAAGACCTCATCGAGTCGACCTTCCGCTCGCTCTGGATCGTGGCGATCATGCTCATCGTGTTCGGTGTGCTGCTCGGCGTGGCCGACTACGTGGGCGCCAAGCGCCGTCGCCTGAAAGACCTCACCGTTCCGCACGGCATCATCTTCGGGTTCGCCCAGGCGCTCGCCCTCATTCCCGGGGTCTCCCGCTCGGGCGGCACCATCACCGCGGGGCTCTTCATGGGCTACGAGCGCCGGGCCGCCGCGCGCTACGCGTTTCTCCTCGCCATCCCCGCCGTGTTCGGCTCGGGGCTCTACCAGGTGTACAAGAGCATCGGCGAGCCGGGTGTCTACGGGCCGCTCGAGACGCTCGTCGCCACCATCGTCGCCTTCGTGGTGGGGCTCGTGGTGATCGCCTTCTTCATGAGCTACATCTCCAAGCGCAGCTTCCTGCCCTTCGTCATCTACCGCATCGCGCTCGGCGGCGTGCTCATCGTGCTGCTCTCGGCGGGCCTCATCGCCGCCTAG
- a CDS encoding M20/M25/M40 family metallo-hydrolase has translation MTSTPPPDELDLTTRIARDLIRFDTSNYGEGRSNGETEAADYLAAHLERLGLEVTAVDAAPRRTSILTRVEGRDSSKPALVVHGHTDVVPAIAEDWSVDPFGGVVRDGMLWGRGAVDMKNMDAMIVASLDRILGSGRQPERDLVVAFFSDEENGGVFGSHHLVEHRPELFAGATEAISEVGGYSIDLDGKRAYLVQTGEKALIWMKLIARGTAGHGSQINRENAVTRLAAAVAAIGSREWPLHLTATTRQLLDRVAGILGKDPQVLSPDELAIATGTASRFISATLRTTANPTGLTAGYKHNVIPDRAEAMIDVRVLPGEEEAVMAEIRELVGPDIEIVVSHEDIGLETSFDGELVDTMIACLQERDPGAEVLPYLLSGGTDNKALSLLGIRGFGFAPLQLPPSLDFPAMFHGVDERVPIDALGFGTDVLTELLLRY, from the coding sequence ATGACGTCAACGCCTCCGCCAGACGAGCTCGATCTGACCACCCGCATCGCCCGCGACCTCATCCGGTTCGACACCTCGAACTACGGGGAGGGCCGGTCGAACGGCGAGACGGAGGCGGCGGACTACCTCGCCGCGCACCTCGAACGGCTCGGCCTCGAGGTGACCGCGGTCGACGCCGCTCCGCGCCGCACGAGCATCCTGACGCGGGTCGAAGGGCGCGACAGCTCGAAGCCCGCGCTCGTCGTGCACGGGCACACCGACGTGGTGCCCGCCATCGCCGAGGACTGGTCGGTCGACCCGTTCGGCGGAGTGGTGCGCGACGGCATGCTGTGGGGGCGCGGCGCGGTCGACATGAAGAACATGGACGCCATGATCGTGGCGTCGCTCGACCGCATCCTGGGCTCCGGCAGGCAACCGGAGCGCGACCTCGTGGTCGCCTTCTTCTCCGACGAGGAGAACGGGGGTGTGTTCGGCTCGCACCACCTCGTCGAGCACCGCCCCGAGCTGTTCGCCGGCGCCACCGAGGCCATCAGCGAGGTGGGCGGCTACTCGATCGACCTCGACGGCAAGCGCGCCTACCTCGTGCAGACCGGTGAGAAGGCGCTCATCTGGATGAAGCTCATCGCCCGGGGCACGGCGGGTCACGGCTCGCAGATCAACCGGGAGAACGCGGTCACCCGGCTCGCGGCGGCGGTGGCGGCTATCGGCAGCCGGGAGTGGCCGCTGCACCTCACCGCGACGACGCGCCAGCTTCTCGACCGGGTGGCCGGGATCCTCGGCAAGGACCCCCAGGTGCTGAGCCCCGACGAGCTCGCCATCGCCACCGGAACCGCCTCGCGCTTCATCTCGGCGACCTTGCGCACCACGGCGAACCCCACCGGGCTCACCGCGGGTTACAAGCACAACGTCATCCCCGACCGCGCCGAGGCGATGATCGACGTGCGCGTGCTCCCGGGCGAGGAGGAAGCCGTGATGGCCGAGATCCGCGAGCTCGTCGGTCCCGACATCGAGATCGTCGTCTCGCACGAGGACATCGGGCTGGAGACCAGCTTCGACGGCGAGCTCGTCGACACGATGATCGCCTGCCTGCAGGAGCGCGACCCGGGCGCCGAGGTGCTGCCGTACCTGCTCTCGGGCGGAACCGACAACAAGGCGCTCAGCCTCCTCGGCATCCGCGGCTTCGGTTTCGCCCCGCTCCAGCTTCCGCCCAGCCTCGATTTCCCGGCGATGTTCCACGGTGTCGACGAACGCGTGCCGATCGACGCGCTAGGGTTTGGCACGGACGTTCTCACCGAACTCCTGCTCCGGTACTGA
- a CDS encoding DUF1269 domain-containing protein, with protein MADLIVIAFDTEEQAEGAYEKVQELQGDLIVQLAGLALVTVDHDGKTHVKNPGAVGNIGLGAAGGALFGTLIGILFFIPFVGLVFGGLFGALFAGIDKTGLNSEFRAQVKDAVSAGKSAVVVYTTKLTEDKFAAALAPYNGTVIKTSLSAEDEQALIHDLSGQPTA; from the coding sequence ATGGCAGATCTCATCGTCATCGCATTCGACACCGAGGAGCAGGCGGAAGGCGCCTACGAGAAGGTGCAGGAACTGCAGGGCGACCTCATCGTGCAGCTCGCGGGGCTCGCGCTCGTCACCGTCGACCACGACGGCAAGACCCACGTGAAGAACCCCGGCGCCGTCGGCAACATCGGCCTGGGTGCGGCGGGCGGAGCGCTCTTCGGAACGCTCATCGGCATCCTGTTCTTCATCCCCTTCGTCGGCCTCGTCTTCGGCGGTCTGTTCGGCGCCCTCTTCGCCGGCATCGACAAGACGGGTCTCAACTCCGAGTTCCGCGCGCAGGTCAAAGACGCCGTCTCGGCCGGCAAGTCGGCTGTCGTGGTGTACACGACCAAGCTCACCGAAGACAAGTTCGCCGCGGCGCTGGCGCCCTACAACGGCACGGTCATCAAGACCTCGCTGAGCGCCGAGGACGAGCAGGCACTCATCCACGATCTGTCGGGCCAGCCGACGGCCTGA
- a CDS encoding molybdopterin-dependent oxidoreductase encodes MGIVTPGFFGKHREADPKLPPGQYETKDFPVLSAGPTPNIHDGEWAFSITTETGEVTRWSWDEFRALPVEDVHTDIHCVTRWSKFDTDWRGVSLDTLFEGIETSAGYTMAHSFGGYTTNVPLEDLLGGKAWVAFEYDGEPLDPEHGGPARLLVPHLYFWKSAKWVKGLSLHDSEELGFWEVNGYHAYGDPWKEERYYYDS; translated from the coding sequence ATGGGAATCGTCACACCGGGTTTCTTCGGCAAGCACCGCGAGGCCGATCCGAAACTGCCCCCGGGGCAGTACGAGACGAAAGACTTCCCGGTGCTCTCCGCCGGGCCCACCCCGAACATCCACGACGGCGAGTGGGCGTTCTCGATCACCACCGAGACGGGTGAAGTCACCCGCTGGAGCTGGGACGAATTCCGTGCCCTGCCCGTCGAAGACGTGCACACCGACATCCACTGCGTCACCCGGTGGTCGAAGTTCGACACCGACTGGCGCGGGGTGTCGCTCGACACGCTGTTCGAGGGCATCGAGACCAGCGCCGGCTACACCATGGCGCACTCCTTCGGCGGCTACACCACCAACGTGCCGCTCGAAGACCTGCTCGGCGGGAAGGCCTGGGTGGCGTTCGAGTACGACGGCGAGCCGCTCGACCCCGAGCACGGCGGGCCCGCCCGCCTGCTCGTGCCGCACCTCTACTTCTGGAAGAGCGCGAAGTGGGTGAAGGGGCTCAGCCTTCACGACAGCGAGGAGCTCGGCTTCTGGGAGGTTAACGGCTACCACGCCTACGGCGACCCCTGGAAGGAAGAGCGCTACTACTACGATTCCTAG
- a CDS encoding ferredoxin reductase — translation MEWAVADVVGIREETPTARTLMLRIPGWKGALAGQHIDIRLTAPDGYQAARSYSLSSAAGDELAAVSVELMPDGEVSPYLVRGISVGDQLEVIGPLGGWFVWRPEQTEPVRLIGGGSGIAPLVSILRTHIRSGNTAPVKLLYSVRTPEYVYFSDELDALTAEAGAEVAIQYTRHAPPGWQGTIGRLDARRVTDWAEGDQNASTYICGPTRFVELASDALVAAGVDPATIRTERFGGA, via the coding sequence GTGGAATGGGCTGTGGCCGACGTCGTCGGCATCCGTGAAGAGACTCCGACCGCTCGCACCCTGATGCTGCGCATCCCCGGGTGGAAGGGCGCGCTGGCCGGCCAGCACATCGACATCAGGCTCACCGCGCCCGACGGCTACCAGGCGGCGCGCTCCTACTCGCTCTCCTCCGCCGCCGGCGACGAGCTCGCCGCCGTGAGCGTCGAGCTCATGCCCGACGGCGAGGTCTCGCCCTATCTCGTGCGCGGCATCTCCGTCGGCGACCAGCTCGAGGTCATCGGCCCGCTCGGCGGCTGGTTCGTCTGGCGCCCCGAGCAGACCGAGCCGGTGCGGCTCATCGGCGGCGGTTCCGGCATCGCTCCCCTGGTCTCGATCCTCCGCACGCACATCCGCTCGGGAAACACGGCCCCGGTGAAGCTGCTGTACTCGGTGCGCACGCCCGAGTACGTCTATTTCTCTGACGAGCTCGACGCGCTCACGGCCGAGGCCGGTGCCGAGGTGGCCATCCAGTACACCCGGCACGCCCCGCCGGGCTGGCAGGGCACGATCGGCCGACTGGATGCGCGGCGCGTCACAGACTGGGCCGAGGGCGACCAGAACGCCTCCACCTACATCTGCGGCCCCACCCGCTTCGTCGAGCTCGCCTCCGACGCCCTGGTGGCCGCGGGGGTCGACCCCGCGACCATCCGCACCGAACGGTTCGGCGGCGCCTGA
- a CDS encoding peptide MFS transporter, whose translation MTTETAAPDSPTKKERTFFGQPFSLVHVFGVEMWERFSFYGMQGILLLYMFYSAAEGGLGIPKPVAVGIIGAYGGSVYLATILGAWIADRLLGSERTLFYSAIVVMAGHIALSLLPGLLGLGAGLVLIALGSGGVKANATSVVGTLYAEKDPKRDAGFSIFYLGINLGAFLGPLLTGLLQSTVGFHWGFGAAAVGMAIGLVQYSFGRRSLPAHAKEVPNPLPANRRILIAVVAVAAVVVIVAAVLVGLLTADNLADAVALVTLVASIALFAVILSSKKIDGTERKRVISFIPMFLTSVAFWSLYQQQFTVVTIYANDRLNLSLFGWQMPVAWVQSINPIFIIILSGVFAAIWTKLGDRQPPTPYKFAAAAVVMGIAFLLFIPFSGTGAHGTPLLALVGILFVFTIAELLLSPVGLSLSTKLAPRVFQTQMVALFFLSIALGTALSGILAGFYDENDEPPYFGISGIVAIVVGVVLILLTPWVRKLMQGVR comes from the coding sequence ATGACGACAGAGACCGCCGCGCCCGACTCTCCCACGAAGAAGGAGCGCACCTTCTTCGGGCAGCCGTTCTCCCTCGTCCACGTCTTCGGCGTCGAGATGTGGGAGCGCTTCTCCTTCTACGGGATGCAGGGCATCCTGCTGCTCTACATGTTCTACAGCGCCGCAGAAGGCGGCCTGGGCATCCCGAAGCCGGTAGCCGTCGGCATCATCGGCGCGTACGGCGGGTCGGTGTACCTGGCGACCATCCTCGGCGCGTGGATCGCCGACCGGCTCCTCGGGTCTGAACGCACGCTGTTCTACAGCGCCATCGTCGTCATGGCCGGTCACATCGCGCTCTCGCTGCTGCCGGGCCTGCTGGGGCTCGGGGCAGGCCTCGTGCTCATCGCGCTGGGTTCCGGGGGCGTCAAGGCCAACGCCACCTCGGTGGTGGGCACCCTCTACGCCGAGAAAGACCCCAAGCGCGACGCGGGCTTCTCGATCTTCTACCTCGGCATCAACCTGGGCGCCTTCCTCGGCCCGCTGCTGACCGGCCTCCTGCAGTCGACCGTGGGCTTCCACTGGGGCTTCGGCGCCGCCGCGGTGGGCATGGCGATCGGCCTGGTGCAGTACTCCTTCGGCAGGCGGAGCCTCCCCGCCCACGCCAAGGAGGTGCCGAACCCGCTGCCGGCCAACCGCCGCATCCTCATCGCCGTCGTCGCGGTGGCCGCCGTCGTCGTGATCGTCGCCGCCGTGCTGGTGGGGCTCCTCACCGCCGACAACCTCGCCGACGCCGTCGCGCTGGTCACGCTCGTCGCCTCGATCGCGCTGTTCGCCGTCATCCTCTCGAGCAAGAAGATCGACGGCACGGAGCGCAAGCGGGTGATCTCGTTCATCCCCATGTTCCTCACCAGCGTCGCGTTCTGGTCGCTGTATCAGCAGCAGTTCACCGTGGTGACGATCTACGCCAACGACCGGCTCAACCTGAGCCTCTTCGGCTGGCAGATGCCGGTGGCGTGGGTGCAGTCGATCAACCCGATCTTCATCATCATCCTCTCGGGCGTGTTCGCCGCGATCTGGACGAAGCTCGGCGACCGTCAGCCGCCGACGCCCTACAAGTTCGCTGCCGCCGCCGTGGTGATGGGCATCGCGTTCCTGCTGTTCATCCCGTTCTCGGGAACGGGAGCCCACGGTACGCCGCTGCTCGCGCTCGTCGGCATCCTGTTCGTCTTCACCATCGCCGAACTGCTGCTCTCACCCGTCGGCCTGTCGCTGTCGACGAAGCTGGCGCCGCGGGTGTTCCAGACCCAGATGGTGGCCCTGTTCTTCCTGTCGATCGCGCTTGGAACGGCCTTGTCGGGAATCCTCGCCGGCTTCTACGACGAGAACGACGAGCCGCCCTACTTCGGCATCTCGGGCATCGTCGCCATCGTGGTCGGAGTCGTGCTCATCCTGCTCACCCCGTGGGTGCGCAAGCTCATGCAGGGCGTGAGGTAG
- a CDS encoding DEAD/DEAH box helicase, which translates to MTDAPHYEPAPGTSAAGHLSPSFPARAPWGTAGRLRAWQEEALTAYFAKEPRDFLAAATPGAGKTTFALRLASELLHRRTVDRVIVVAPTEHLKRQWADAADRAGVRLNPGFKNSESRFGRHYHGVALTYAQVAARPALHRELTQGASTLVILDEVHHGGDALSWGDAVREAFEPATRRLALTGTPFRSDTSPIPFVEYLPDEHGIRVSRSDYSYGYGRALKDGVVRPVLFMVYAGHMRWRTKVGDEMEARLGEGNTKDITSQAWRTALDPAGDWIPQVLGAADKRLSEVRQSIPDAGGLVIATDQTVARAYATILESITGEKVTVVLSDEKEASDRIQQFSDGSSRWMVAVRMVSEGVDVPRLAVGVYATSASTPLFFAQAIGRFVRARRRGETASVFLPNVPALMALAEKLELERDHALDKRDDGSNPEGDFYNPEDAMVAAANREERASEGLTEEFSFVAIGSEATFDRVVYDGGEFGFQAVVGSEEELDFLGLPGLLEPDQVKDLLQHRQARQQKHQAKNGMPKTDTPDQGGVPAPLYRTLKEQRTLLNSLVGIWSKQSNEPHGLIHAELRRICGGPAVAQASVTQLQSRIVTVRKWMGAAGR; encoded by the coding sequence GTGACAGACGCCCCGCACTACGAACCGGCACCCGGAACGAGCGCAGCGGGCCACCTCTCTCCCTCCTTCCCGGCTCGCGCGCCGTGGGGTACGGCGGGCCGCCTGCGGGCCTGGCAGGAGGAGGCGCTCACCGCCTACTTCGCCAAGGAACCGCGCGACTTCCTCGCCGCCGCGACCCCCGGCGCCGGCAAGACCACCTTCGCCCTGCGTCTCGCCAGCGAGCTGCTGCATCGCCGCACCGTAGACCGCGTCATCGTCGTCGCCCCCACCGAGCACCTCAAGCGCCAGTGGGCCGACGCCGCCGACCGTGCGGGCGTGCGTCTGAACCCCGGCTTCAAGAACAGCGAGTCGCGCTTCGGGCGGCACTACCACGGCGTGGCGCTCACCTACGCGCAGGTCGCCGCGCGGCCCGCGCTGCACCGCGAGCTCACGCAGGGTGCGAGCACCCTCGTCATCCTCGACGAGGTGCACCATGGCGGCGACGCACTGAGCTGGGGCGACGCGGTGCGTGAGGCGTTCGAACCCGCCACGCGGCGCCTCGCGCTCACGGGGACACCCTTCCGCTCCGACACCTCGCCCATTCCGTTCGTGGAATATCTCCCCGACGAGCACGGCATCCGCGTCTCGCGCAGCGACTACAGCTACGGCTACGGCCGCGCCCTCAAAGACGGCGTCGTGCGACCCGTGCTCTTCATGGTCTACGCCGGGCACATGCGCTGGCGCACCAAGGTGGGCGACGAGATGGAGGCCCGCCTCGGCGAGGGCAACACGAAAGACATCACCTCCCAGGCCTGGCGCACCGCCCTCGACCCGGCGGGCGACTGGATTCCCCAGGTGCTCGGCGCCGCCGACAAGCGCCTGAGCGAGGTGCGGCAGTCGATCCCGGATGCGGGCGGCCTGGTCATCGCCACCGACCAGACGGTCGCGCGTGCGTACGCGACCATCCTGGAGTCGATCACGGGGGAGAAGGTGACGGTCGTGCTCTCCGACGAGAAGGAGGCCTCCGACCGCATCCAGCAGTTCTCCGACGGCAGCTCCCGCTGGATGGTCGCCGTGCGCATGGTGTCGGAGGGCGTCGACGTGCCCCGGCTCGCGGTCGGCGTGTACGCCACGAGCGCCTCGACGCCGCTGTTCTTCGCCCAGGCCATCGGGCGCTTCGTGCGGGCGCGTCGTCGTGGTGAGACCGCATCCGTCTTCCTGCCGAACGTGCCCGCGCTGATGGCTCTGGCCGAGAAGCTCGAGCTCGAACGCGACCACGCGCTCGACAAGCGCGACGACGGGTCGAACCCCGAGGGCGACTTCTACAACCCCGAAGACGCCATGGTCGCCGCGGCCAATCGCGAGGAGCGCGCCTCGGAGGGGCTCACCGAGGAGTTCTCGTTCGTCGCCATCGGCTCGGAGGCGACCTTCGACCGCGTGGTCTACGACGGGGGAGAGTTCGGCTTCCAGGCCGTGGTCGGCAGCGAGGAGGAGCTCGACTTCCTCGGCCTCCCCGGGCTGCTCGAGCCCGATCAGGTGAAAGACCTGCTGCAGCACCGACAGGCGAGGCAGCAGAAGCACCAGGCGAAGAACGGGATGCCGAAGACCGACACGCCCGACCAGGGCGGCGTGCCGGCACCGCTCTACCGCACCCTGAAGGAGCAGCGCACCCTGCTCAACTCCCTCGTGGGCATCTGGTCGAAGCAGTCGAACGAGCCGCACGGGCTCATCCACGCCGAGCTCCGCCGCATCTGCGGTGGTCCCGCCGTCGCGCAGGCGAGCGTGACGCAGCTGCAGTCGCGCATCGTGACGGTGCGCAAGTGGATGGGCGCCGCCGGGCGCTGA